Proteins encoded in a region of the Thermus antranikianii DSM 12462 genome:
- a CDS encoding helix-turn-helix domain-containing protein, protein MQLTTVGRAIWKGASQGARLAEAGAGDPDVQERLRKVKLVKALREGKRRWEEIQELLGISRATYYRWERALREKGLAGLKPKSRRP, encoded by the coding sequence ATGCAGCTTACCACGGTTGGCCGAGCGATATGGAAAGGAGCTAGCCAAGGGGCAAGACTGGCCGAGGCCGGGGCAGGCGACCCGGATGTCCAGGAACGCCTGCGCAAGGTGAAGTTGGTGAAAGCCCTGCGGGAGGGCAAGAGGAGGTGGGAGGAGATTCAGGAGCTTTTGGGCATCAGCCGGGCCACCTACTACCGCTGGGAAAGGGCCTTGAGGGAGAAGGGGCTAGCCGGACTAAAGCCCAAGTCCCGCCGCCC